One region of Aurantimonas sp. HBX-1 genomic DNA includes:
- the coxB gene encoding cytochrome c oxidase subunit II yields the protein MSRVGANTGRIPAVWRSWILAGAALLFAGTSPSQALELPMYFLETFGPKGNVTATLTWGLLILSIVVVVTISLMVLYATIRRTGSFAPWKMDRILPVSRPPGGIRWIFGGLGVTALILVGFTIWTVDVMADIDRPPSDPVFTIEVTGQQWWWEARYLDGNDPSREFETANELHIPVGKPVRIRLLSPDVIHSFWVPALAGKLDVIPGQVNETWIQADHPGVFRGQCAEYCGEQHAHMALRVFADPPADFQRWWDAQLAIPDAPPEGTLVAAGQQRFQLRCGACHTVRGTLAQGEMGPDLTHLMSRSSIAAVTLPNTIGHLSGWISDPQQVKPGNHMPNLELSGPELQAIRAYLMTLD from the coding sequence ATGAGCCGAGTGGGAGCGAACACCGGGCGGATTCCGGCCGTCTGGCGATCCTGGATTCTGGCTGGTGCCGCCCTGCTTTTTGCCGGCACCAGCCCAAGCCAGGCGCTCGAGCTGCCGATGTACTTCCTGGAGACCTTCGGGCCGAAGGGGAACGTCACGGCGACGTTGACCTGGGGGCTGCTGATCCTGTCGATCGTCGTCGTCGTCACCATTTCGCTGATGGTGCTGTACGCCACGATCCGACGCACCGGCAGCTTTGCGCCGTGGAAGATGGACCGGATCCTGCCGGTCAGCCGGCCGCCTGGCGGGATTCGCTGGATATTCGGCGGCCTCGGCGTGACGGCCCTGATCCTGGTCGGCTTCACGATTTGGACGGTCGATGTGATGGCCGACATCGACCGACCGCCGAGCGACCCCGTTTTCACCATCGAGGTCACGGGGCAGCAGTGGTGGTGGGAGGCCCGCTACCTCGACGGAAACGATCCGTCCCGCGAGTTCGAGACCGCCAACGAGCTGCACATCCCGGTCGGCAAGCCGGTGCGCATCCGGCTGCTCTCCCCGGACGTCATCCATTCGTTCTGGGTTCCCGCCCTTGCCGGCAAGCTCGACGTCATCCCCGGCCAGGTCAACGAAACCTGGATCCAGGCGGACCATCCCGGCGTCTTCCGCGGACAGTGCGCCGAATATTGCGGCGAGCAGCACGCCCACATGGCGCTCAGGGTATTTGCCGACCCGCCCGCCGACTTCCAGCGCTGGTGGGACGCTCAGCTCGCCATTCCCGACGCCCCGCCGGAGGGCACGCTTGTCGCGGCCGGGCAACAGCGATTCCAACTGCGCTGCGGCGCCTGCCATACCGTGCGCGGCACGCTCGCGCAGGGCGAGATGGGGCCCGACCTCACGCACCTGATGAGCCGCAGCAGCATCGCCGCGGTCACCCTGCCGAACACGATCGGCCACCTCTCCGGCTGGATATCCGATCCGCAGCAGGTCAAGCCGGGCAACCACATGCCCAATCTCGAGCTCTCGGGGCCGGAACTGCAAGCCATCCGAGCCTACCTGATGACACTCGACTGA
- a CDS encoding cytochrome c: MTILAFQGSPTASAQDLGKPVERIAEPVEDTAPIDPADSAEEGDPAGPRSSTPFDVDIFGGGGGSASELVHVPVTTLYPGDVKVDVPIVNPMDDPAAVQRGMQYYNQFNCVGCHAPNGAGGMGPSLSNHVWIYGSEPENIYLSILQGRPAGMPVWGGMLPDQVIWDLVAYIKSISRESKAPWGRTVSADGFTIEQVPAEFLQTADPWAYTTPFSYGQAPFEKPEGSPPKETPGDGEPPE, encoded by the coding sequence TTGACGATCCTCGCCTTCCAGGGCTCGCCCACGGCGAGTGCGCAGGACCTCGGGAAGCCGGTGGAGCGGATTGCCGAACCGGTCGAGGACACCGCGCCGATAGACCCCGCCGACTCGGCCGAGGAAGGGGATCCCGCCGGTCCGCGGAGCAGCACGCCCTTCGACGTCGATATTTTCGGCGGCGGCGGTGGCAGCGCCAGCGAACTCGTGCACGTGCCCGTCACGACGCTCTACCCCGGCGACGTCAAGGTCGACGTGCCGATCGTCAATCCGATGGACGATCCCGCCGCGGTGCAGCGCGGCATGCAGTACTACAACCAGTTCAACTGCGTCGGCTGCCATGCGCCCAACGGCGCAGGCGGCATGGGGCCTTCGCTCAGCAACCATGTGTGGATCTACGGCAGCGAGCCGGAGAACATCTACCTGAGCATCCTGCAGGGGCGACCGGCGGGGATGCCGGTGTGGGGTGGCATGCTGCCGGATCAGGTGATCTGGGATCTCGTGGCCTACATCAAGAGCATCAGCCGGGAATCGAAGGCGCCTTGGGGCCGCACGGTCTCGGCCGACGGCTTCACCATCGAGCAGGTGCCTGCCGAGTTCCTGCAGACGGCGGATCCCTGGGCGTACACCACGCCTTTCAGCTATGGTCAGGCGCCTTTCGAGAAGCCGGAGGGCTCGCCGCCGAAGGAGACTCCCGGGGACGGAGAACCGCCGGAATGA
- a CDS encoding substrate-binding domain-containing protein: MARWTEAGPWLLASGLAVLFLGAAGAAEPQPATAEPARDELRVCADPNNMPFSNERKEGFENKLAELVGRELGMEVSYTWRPQRRGFIRNTLNAGICDVIMGVPPLDMLRPTHSYYASTYVMVSRAEDGLDFSSIQAPELRHLKIGVHLIGDDGANTPAAEVLGRQGIVDNVVGYSIQGDYREDSPPSRLVEAVASGEVDVAFVWGPLAGYYALQSQVPLKIVPVTGTEPFMPFVFRFPVGMGVRKGDEELWARLNDVISSRRSDIDALLDQYGVPRV, translated from the coding sequence ATGGCCCGGTGGACTGAGGCAGGACCATGGCTCCTGGCATCCGGCCTCGCGGTACTCTTCTTAGGCGCGGCAGGGGCGGCAGAGCCGCAGCCTGCAACGGCTGAGCCAGCACGAGACGAACTGCGCGTCTGCGCCGACCCGAACAACATGCCCTTCTCCAACGAAAGGAAGGAGGGCTTCGAGAACAAGCTGGCCGAACTCGTCGGCCGGGAACTGGGGATGGAAGTCTCCTACACGTGGCGGCCCCAGCGCCGCGGCTTCATTCGCAACACGCTGAACGCCGGAATCTGCGACGTGATCATGGGGGTCCCGCCGCTCGACATGCTGCGACCGACCCATTCCTACTACGCGTCCACCTACGTCATGGTCAGCCGAGCCGAAGACGGACTGGACTTCAGTTCGATCCAGGCGCCGGAACTGCGGCACCTGAAGATCGGCGTGCATCTCATCGGCGACGATGGCGCCAATACGCCTGCCGCCGAAGTTCTCGGTCGGCAAGGCATCGTCGACAACGTCGTCGGCTATTCGATCCAGGGCGACTACCGGGAGGATTCACCGCCGTCGCGCCTCGTCGAGGCCGTGGCATCGGGCGAGGTGGACGTTGCCTTCGTGTGGGGACCACTCGCCGGCTACTACGCCCTCCAGTCGCAAGTGCCGTTGAAGATCGTGCCGGTGACCGGAACCGAGCCGTTCATGCCCTTCGTCTTCCGGTTTCCCGTCGGCATGGGCGTGCGCAAGGGCGACGAGGAACTCTGGGCAAGGCTCAACGACGTCATCAGCAGCAGGCGATCGGACATCGATGCCCTACTCGACCAGTACGGCGTACCGCGGGTCTGA
- a CDS encoding PQQ-dependent dehydrogenase, methanol/ethanol family: MSAIAALLLVTGSAAAQEQDAGQATDLTQLQQEPGQWVMPAKNYASTRFSELDQITSENVGRLQLAWSFSNGVNRGQESIPLVVDGTLYIVGPFPNNLFALDATTGDLKWTYSPPTERAAQGVACCDVVNRGPAYDDGKIFYNTLDNHTVAVDARTGKEVWHTKLGEISRGQTMTMAPLVVKGKVLVGNSGGEMGVRGWLTALDEDTGEIAWRAYHTGPDKDVLIDHDFFEAPYAWMEGEDLGVKTWPPDRWRNGGGTVWGWISYDPELDLIYYGTGNPGPWNPNQREGDNLWTTTIFARDPDTGLAKWAYQTSPHDLWDHDSVNELILLDLEIEGRMRKVLVRPGRTGYMYVIDRTNGKLISAEPYDTITAYKGVDPETGRIIPNDELHPDLGKTVENICPAPPGAKDWQPSAWSPRTRLLYVPHQHLCMNFKASEVGYIAGTPYLGATADMYAGPGDGYRGEFMAWDPVAGKKVWAIKEDFPVWTGTTVTAGDVAFYGTMDRWVKAVDARTGEVLWQFRAPSGLIGQPSTYMGSDGRQYVAILSGVGGWPGAVAAAELDPRVRNGALGFVGAMQDLPAYTKGGSTLLVFALPQADGSRTSIAPAAAPVSVPPALTPPEGGNDAIENPAEAHDAALTDEATPAVTQDQSVTEADEAGDKDTEAAPPKADPLVISPDTTRDRAMTDDAGQPPAEGGVDGPVD; this comes from the coding sequence GTGTCGGCCATCGCGGCCCTGCTTCTCGTGACAGGCTCCGCAGCCGCCCAGGAACAGGATGCCGGGCAGGCGACGGATCTGACGCAGCTGCAGCAGGAGCCCGGCCAGTGGGTGATGCCGGCGAAGAACTACGCCTCCACCCGCTTCAGTGAACTCGACCAGATCACCTCGGAAAATGTCGGCCGGCTGCAGCTCGCATGGAGCTTCTCCAACGGCGTCAACCGCGGGCAGGAGTCGATCCCGCTGGTGGTGGACGGCACGCTGTACATTGTCGGCCCGTTTCCCAACAACCTGTTCGCGCTGGACGCGACCACCGGCGACTTGAAGTGGACCTATTCGCCCCCCACCGAGCGGGCCGCACAGGGCGTGGCCTGCTGCGACGTGGTCAACCGCGGGCCGGCGTACGACGACGGGAAGATCTTCTACAACACGCTCGACAACCACACCGTCGCTGTCGACGCCCGAACCGGAAAGGAGGTCTGGCACACGAAACTCGGCGAGATCAGCCGAGGTCAGACGATGACGATGGCGCCGCTGGTGGTGAAGGGAAAGGTGCTGGTCGGCAATAGCGGCGGGGAGATGGGAGTCCGCGGCTGGCTGACGGCGCTTGACGAGGATACCGGCGAGATTGCCTGGCGCGCGTACCATACCGGTCCCGACAAGGACGTGCTGATCGACCACGACTTCTTCGAGGCGCCGTACGCCTGGATGGAGGGCGAAGACCTCGGCGTGAAGACCTGGCCGCCGGATCGCTGGCGTAATGGCGGCGGCACGGTCTGGGGCTGGATCTCTTACGATCCCGAGCTCGACCTGATCTACTACGGTACCGGCAATCCCGGCCCCTGGAATCCGAACCAGCGCGAGGGAGACAATCTCTGGACTACCACGATCTTCGCGCGCGACCCGGACACCGGCCTGGCGAAATGGGCCTATCAGACGTCGCCGCACGATCTCTGGGACCATGACAGCGTCAACGAACTGATCCTGCTCGATCTCGAGATCGAGGGGCGGATGCGCAAGGTGCTCGTGCGTCCTGGCCGCACCGGCTACATGTACGTGATCGACCGGACCAACGGGAAGCTGATCTCCGCCGAACCGTACGACACCATAACGGCATACAAGGGCGTCGACCCGGAGACCGGCCGGATCATCCCGAACGACGAACTGCACCCTGATCTCGGCAAGACGGTCGAGAACATCTGCCCCGCACCACCGGGCGCCAAGGACTGGCAGCCGTCGGCATGGTCACCCCGGACCAGGTTGCTGTACGTCCCGCACCAGCATCTGTGCATGAACTTCAAGGCGTCCGAGGTCGGCTATATCGCTGGTACGCCCTATCTCGGGGCCACGGCCGACATGTACGCCGGGCCGGGAGACGGCTATCGCGGCGAGTTCATGGCCTGGGACCCGGTCGCCGGCAAGAAGGTCTGGGCAATCAAGGAGGACTTCCCGGTCTGGACGGGCACCACGGTCACCGCAGGCGACGTCGCCTTCTACGGGACCATGGATCGCTGGGTGAAGGCGGTCGACGCCAGGACCGGCGAAGTGCTCTGGCAGTTCCGCGCCCCTTCCGGCCTCATCGGACAGCCCTCGACCTACATGGGCTCGGACGGCCGGCAGTACGTGGCGATCCTCTCCGGCGTCGGCGGCTGGCCCGGCGCCGTTGCGGCTGCCGAACTGGATCCGCGGGTTCGCAACGGGGCGCTCGGTTTCGTCGGCGCCATGCAGGATCTGCCGGCCTATACGAAGGGTGGTTCGACCCTGCTGGTGTTCGCGTTGCCGCAGGCGGACGGGTCTCGGACCTCGATCGCGCCAGCTGCGGCTCCCGTGTCGGTCCCGCCCGCCCTCACGCCACCCGAAGGCGGCAATGATGCAATCGAGAACCCTGCAGAGGCGCATGACGCGGCGCTGACCGACGAGGCGACGCCGGCGGTGACGCAGGATCAGAGCGTGACGGAAGCCGACGAGGCGGGAGACAAGGACACCGAAGCCGCGCCGCCGAAAGCCGACCCGCTGGTCATTTCGCCGGACACCACGCGGGACCGCGCGATGACCGACGACGCTGGCCAGCCACCTGCCGAGGGAGGCGTCGATGGCCCGGTGGACTGA
- a CDS encoding DUF4396 domain-containing protein, producing the protein MIPDWLHILSMLSLAAGFVCAGVIVVDEMLHPQHMWIMNIVWPATALFGSVLALWGYFAYGRLATKQRVQQAKQAGEEMPNKRLTPFPAMVGKGASHCGSGCAIGDICAEWAAFMFPAIAVWLGWQTLFPDKIFAVWVLDYILAFLFGVAFQYFTIKPMRGLSPGQGLIQAVKADTLSLTAWQFGMYGFMALAHFWIFASLLGTTLEVNSVEFWFMMQIAMLCGFVTSYPVNWWLISKGIKEKM; encoded by the coding sequence ATGATCCCCGACTGGCTCCACATTCTCTCGATGCTTTCGCTTGCGGCGGGCTTCGTCTGCGCCGGGGTGATCGTCGTCGACGAGATGCTTCACCCGCAGCACATGTGGATCATGAACATTGTCTGGCCGGCGACCGCGCTGTTCGGCAGCGTCCTGGCCCTGTGGGGCTATTTTGCCTATGGCCGGCTGGCGACGAAGCAGCGCGTGCAGCAGGCGAAGCAAGCCGGCGAGGAGATGCCGAACAAGCGCCTTACCCCCTTCCCCGCCATGGTCGGCAAGGGAGCGTCGCACTGCGGCAGTGGCTGCGCGATCGGCGACATCTGCGCCGAATGGGCGGCGTTCATGTTTCCGGCGATCGCCGTCTGGCTGGGCTGGCAGACCCTCTTTCCCGACAAGATCTTCGCTGTCTGGGTACTGGACTACATCCTCGCCTTCCTGTTCGGCGTCGCCTTCCAGTATTTCACCATCAAGCCGATGCGCGGCCTGTCCCCGGGCCAAGGGCTGATACAGGCGGTCAAGGCCGACACCCTCTCCCTCACCGCCTGGCAGTTCGGCATGTACGGCTTCATGGCGCTCGCCCATTTCTGGATCTTCGCAAGCCTGCTGGGCACGACGCTCGAGGTGAACTCGGTGGAGTTCTGGTTCATGATGCAGATCGCCATGCTCTGCGGCTTCGTCACGTCCTATCCGGTCAACTGGTGGCTGATCAGCAAGGGCATCAAGGAAAAGATGTGA
- a CDS encoding cytochrome c oxidase assembly protein: MGRVAKLNWPLLAGGAILLAMWLSPLVPLSRRSFSAHMILHLGIVTVASPVLAIGLQRAPGFSRLRFGAMAALGATGFDMFVVWAWHAPALHAAAARSAPVFVLQQASFLLAGLMVWAVAVFGRSRAEVGMGALTMFMTFMHMTMLGMVLALAPALVYAPDICVGAFGFERIEDQRLGGTLMAALGGLPYMAAGIVLMRQFLAEGWARERSR, translated from the coding sequence GTGGGACGCGTGGCGAAGCTGAACTGGCCGCTGCTTGCCGGAGGCGCCATCCTGCTGGCGATGTGGCTGAGCCCGCTCGTGCCGCTCAGCCGCCGGTCGTTCTCGGCCCACATGATCCTGCATCTGGGCATCGTCACCGTGGCGTCGCCGGTCCTGGCGATCGGGCTCCAGCGCGCTCCCGGTTTTTCCCGCCTCCGCTTCGGCGCCATGGCCGCGCTCGGTGCCACCGGCTTCGACATGTTCGTGGTCTGGGCATGGCACGCGCCGGCCCTGCACGCCGCGGCAGCTCGTTCGGCGCCGGTCTTCGTCCTGCAGCAGGCGAGCTTCCTCCTTGCCGGCCTGATGGTCTGGGCCGTTGCCGTCTTCGGGCGATCGCGGGCGGAAGTGGGGATGGGTGCCCTGACCATGTTCATGACGTTCATGCACATGACCATGCTCGGGATGGTGCTCGCCCTCGCGCCCGCCCTGGTCTATGCGCCGGACATCTGCGTCGGCGCCTTCGGCTTCGAACGGATCGAAGACCAGCGACTGGGCGGCACGCTGATGGCGGCGCTCGGTGGCCTGCCGTACATGGCGGCGGGAATCGTCCTGATGCGCCAGTTTCTCGCAGAGGGTTGGGCAAGGGAGCGGTCCAGGTAG
- a CDS encoding ion channel, which translates to MTLLIGLMLASFLGIFHHVALRMLDRLAGRDLVRPNLTVITIFLGLLAIHTCEILLYAAAYAVLLTWPEMGNLTGSFEPDWESLVYFSGINFTTLGYTQIEAEGPIRLISMMQSLGGFMVLTWSATFIYSAWGKAFR; encoded by the coding sequence ATGACGTTGCTTATCGGGCTGATGCTGGCGAGTTTCCTCGGAATCTTCCACCACGTCGCCCTGCGGATGCTCGACCGGCTGGCGGGCCGTGACCTGGTGCGCCCCAACCTGACGGTGATCACGATCTTCCTGGGCCTGCTCGCCATCCATACGTGCGAGATCCTGCTTTACGCCGCCGCCTATGCCGTGCTCCTCACATGGCCGGAAATGGGGAACCTGACCGGCAGCTTCGAGCCTGACTGGGAGTCGCTCGTCTATTTTTCGGGCATCAACTTCACGACCCTCGGATACACGCAGATCGAGGCGGAAGGTCCGATACGCCTGATCAGCATGATGCAGTCGCTGGGCGGGTTCATGGTCCTGACCTGGTCGGCGACGTTCATCTATTCGGCCTGGGGAAAGGCCTTCCGCTGA
- a CDS encoding cold-shock protein: MTTGTVKWFDSQKGFGFIAPDSGGNDAFVHISAVERAGLSGLKDGQKVSYELVSDRKSGKMSADNLSIVS; the protein is encoded by the coding sequence ATGACGACGGGAACCGTAAAATGGTTTGACTCCCAAAAGGGCTTTGGTTTCATCGCGCCGGATTCCGGCGGCAATGATGCCTTCGTCCACATCAGCGCCGTTGAGCGCGCTGGTCTGAGCGGATTGAAGGACGGCCAGAAGGTCTCCTACGAGCTGGTCTCCGATCGCAAGAGCGGCAAGATGTCTGCCGACAACCTGTCGATCGTCTCCTAA
- a CDS encoding UDP-glucose/GDP-mannose dehydrogenase family protein: MRLAMIGSGYVGLVSGACFADFGHEVVCIDKIAGKIEALERGEIPIFEPGLGEMVRSNLAAGRLRFTTDFAGPVAAADVVFIAVGTPSRRGDGHADLSYVHAAAREIARAMQGFTVVVTKSTVPVGTGDEVERIIREENPDADFAVVSNPEFLREGAAIADFKRPDRIVIGTEDPRAEKVMREVYRPLYLNESPLFFCERRTSELIKYAGNAFLAMKITFINEIADLCEQVGADVQKVAKGIGLDKRIGDKFLHAGPGYGGSCFPKDTLALVKTAQDHDSPMRLVETTVAVNDTRKRAMARKVVASCGGDVRGKTIAILGLTFKPNTDDMREAPSLAIIQALQDKGATIRAYDPEGADAAREMTSGVVFGKDPYEIAEGADALVLVTEWDEFRALDFARLRGRMNQPLLVDLRNVYPADEVERHGFRYVGVGRRRAES; this comes from the coding sequence ATGCGACTGGCAATGATCGGCTCGGGCTATGTCGGCCTCGTCTCGGGGGCGTGCTTTGCGGATTTCGGCCACGAGGTCGTCTGCATCGACAAGATCGCCGGCAAGATCGAAGCGCTCGAGCGCGGCGAGATCCCGATCTTCGAGCCGGGGCTCGGCGAGATGGTGCGCTCGAACCTCGCCGCCGGCCGGCTGCGCTTCACCACCGACTTCGCCGGCCCGGTGGCGGCGGCCGACGTCGTGTTCATCGCCGTCGGCACGCCGTCGCGGCGCGGCGACGGCCATGCCGACCTCAGCTACGTCCACGCTGCGGCCCGCGAGATCGCCCGCGCCATGCAGGGCTTCACCGTGGTGGTCACCAAGTCGACCGTGCCGGTCGGCACCGGCGACGAGGTCGAGCGGATCATCCGCGAGGAAAACCCGGACGCCGATTTCGCCGTCGTGTCGAACCCGGAATTCCTGCGCGAGGGGGCGGCGATCGCCGACTTCAAGCGGCCGGATCGGATCGTCATCGGCACCGAGGACCCGCGCGCCGAGAAGGTGATGCGCGAGGTCTACCGCCCGCTCTATCTCAACGAGTCGCCGCTGTTCTTCTGCGAGCGGCGCACCTCGGAACTGATCAAATATGCCGGCAACGCCTTCCTGGCGATGAAGATCACCTTCATCAACGAGATCGCCGATCTCTGCGAGCAGGTCGGTGCCGACGTCCAGAAGGTCGCCAAGGGCATCGGCCTCGACAAGCGCATCGGCGACAAGTTCCTGCATGCCGGTCCCGGCTATGGCGGCTCGTGCTTTCCCAAGGACACGCTGGCGCTGGTCAAGACCGCGCAGGACCACGACAGCCCGATGCGGCTCGTGGAGACGACGGTGGCGGTCAACGACACCCGCAAGCGCGCCATGGCCCGCAAGGTGGTGGCTTCCTGCGGCGGCGACGTGCGCGGCAAGACGATCGCCATCCTCGGCCTGACCTTCAAGCCGAATACCGACGACATGCGCGAAGCCCCCTCCCTCGCCATCATCCAGGCGCTGCAGGACAAGGGCGCCACCATCCGCGCCTACGACCCGGAGGGCGCCGATGCGGCGCGGGAAATGACCAGCGGCGTCGTCTTCGGCAAGGACCCCTACGAGATCGCCGAGGGCGCCGACGCGCTGGTGCTGGTCACCGAATGGGACGAGTTCCGCGCCCTCGACTTCGCGCGGCTGCGCGGCCGGATGAACCAGCCTTTGCTCGTCGACCTGCGCAACGTCTACCCCGCCGACGAGGTCGAGCGGCACGGCTTCCGCTATGTCGGCGTGGGGCGCCGACGGGCCGAGAGCTGA
- a CDS encoding MarR family winged helix-turn-helix transcriptional regulator, with protein MTMREDLPLSVTLEVRDHCLCLHMQRAARALARRFDDVLRPHGITSGQFSLLMSLNRPAPPRISDIAPLLGMDRTTLTANLKPLERRGLVEAIPDPKDRRSRRLQLTEAGRDVLAAAVPVWRQTHEEIDRLLPDTDPQQLRADLRALS; from the coding sequence ATGACCATGCGCGAAGACCTGCCGCTTTCCGTGACGCTCGAAGTCCGGGACCATTGCCTCTGCCTGCACATGCAGCGGGCGGCCCGGGCGCTGGCGCGGCGCTTCGACGACGTGCTGCGCCCGCACGGCATCACCAGCGGACAGTTCTCGCTGCTGATGTCGCTCAACCGCCCGGCACCGCCGCGCATCAGCGACATCGCGCCGCTGCTTGGCATGGACCGCACAACGCTGACTGCCAATCTCAAGCCGCTGGAGCGGCGCGGACTGGTGGAGGCGATCCCGGATCCGAAGGACAGGCGCAGCCGGCGGCTGCAGCTGACCGAGGCGGGGCGAGACGTGCTGGCAGCGGCCGTGCCGGTCTGGCGCCAGACTCACGAGGAAATCGACCGCCTGCTGCCGGACACCGATCCGCAGCAGTTACGGGCCGATCTGCGCGCTCTGTCGTGA
- a CDS encoding TetR/AcrR family transcriptional regulator, whose amino-acid sequence MDLDLPVSPHASPAALPTAHDQRRMHVLAAARSCFSRWGFHGASMQQICAEAQMSPGALYRYFPSKEAIIEAIAEEERVDAAACVAALHGEGSLVDRITAVGMDYLRQTIDPDTGGLMVEIWSESIRNTALGQRFHEIEAEVRRAFEAALLRAQESGEIDPGIDIAVVLTVLFAIGDGLVMRLQIEDDADIETIEPYLRRLVRGLLGGP is encoded by the coding sequence ATGGACCTTGATCTGCCCGTCTCTCCGCACGCATCCCCCGCCGCCCTTCCCACCGCCCACGACCAGCGGCGGATGCACGTGCTCGCGGCGGCGCGCTCCTGCTTTTCGCGCTGGGGCTTTCATGGCGCGTCGATGCAGCAGATCTGCGCCGAGGCGCAGATGAGCCCCGGCGCCCTCTACCGGTATTTCCCGTCCAAGGAAGCGATCATCGAAGCCATCGCCGAGGAGGAGCGCGTCGACGCGGCGGCCTGCGTCGCGGCGCTGCACGGCGAAGGCAGCCTCGTCGACCGCATCACCGCAGTCGGCATGGATTATCTGCGCCAGACGATCGATCCGGATACCGGCGGGCTGATGGTCGAGATCTGGTCGGAAAGCATCCGCAACACCGCGCTCGGCCAGCGCTTCCACGAGATCGAGGCCGAGGTGCGGCGCGCCTTCGAGGCGGCGCTGCTGCGCGCGCAGGAGAGCGGCGAGATCGACCCCGGCATCGACATCGCCGTCGTGCTGACGGTGCTGTTCGCCATCGGCGACGGGCTGGTGATGCGGCTGCAGATCGAGGACGACGCCGATATCGAGACGATCGAGCCGTATCTGCGGCGCCTCGTCCGCGGGCTTCTGGGCGGACCCTGA
- a CDS encoding efflux RND transporter periplasmic adaptor subunit: MFVRHPVHLLVLAALLLAAGPAAAQEGNAPAATATAPQPPSVSVVKATAREIVATVVVTGTLVPRETVVVGAEVDGLRIDALLADEGDTVAAGAVLARLETDMIETDLARNDSQVARAEAAVAQAKSQIAEAESAKVEADAALARTRPLAEKGIVGRDVLDQRISAAAATASRLASAVQGVSVAEADKAMALAERQQLELKKSKAVITAPTAGLVLSRAARLGAIASAAGGGLFEIARESLIELDAEVTESVLNSLAKGQKVTVTLPGTRDPIEGTVRLVSPVVDETTRLGRVRIALPPSDLLRSGSFARGAIEIARSRGIVLPNTAVVTDGDESVVQVVKDGTIESRPVTIGINTGSEVEIVEGVSEGEAVVALAGTFVRDGDRVTPTELQSAEVQG; the protein is encoded by the coding sequence ATGTTCGTCCGTCACCCGGTTCACCTGCTGGTGCTCGCGGCGCTGCTACTAGCCGCCGGGCCGGCGGCTGCGCAGGAGGGCAATGCCCCGGCCGCGACCGCGACCGCGCCGCAGCCCCCCAGCGTGTCAGTGGTCAAGGCGACGGCGCGCGAGATCGTCGCGACCGTGGTGGTGACCGGAACGCTGGTGCCGCGCGAGACCGTCGTTGTCGGGGCGGAAGTGGACGGGCTGCGCATCGACGCGCTGCTCGCCGACGAGGGTGACACGGTCGCCGCCGGCGCGGTGCTGGCGCGGCTCGAGACCGACATGATCGAGACCGATCTTGCGCGCAACGATTCCCAGGTCGCTCGCGCGGAGGCGGCCGTGGCACAGGCAAAGAGCCAGATCGCCGAGGCCGAGTCGGCGAAGGTCGAGGCCGACGCCGCGCTGGCGCGGACCCGGCCGCTGGCCGAAAAGGGCATTGTCGGCCGCGACGTGCTCGACCAGCGGATCTCCGCTGCCGCCGCGACCGCGTCGCGGCTCGCCAGCGCCGTCCAGGGCGTCTCCGTCGCGGAGGCCGACAAGGCGATGGCGCTGGCCGAGCGCCAGCAGCTGGAGCTGAAGAAGTCCAAGGCGGTGATCACCGCACCGACCGCCGGCCTTGTGCTGTCGCGGGCCGCACGGCTCGGCGCCATCGCGTCGGCGGCCGGCGGCGGCCTGTTCGAGATCGCCCGCGAGAGCCTCATCGAGCTCGACGCCGAGGTCACCGAGTCGGTGCTGAATTCGCTGGCCAAGGGCCAGAAGGTGACCGTGACCCTGCCCGGCACGCGCGATCCGATCGAGGGAACGGTGCGGCTGGTCTCGCCCGTCGTCGACGAGACGACGCGCCTTGGCCGCGTCCGTATCGCCCTGCCGCCGTCGGACCTGCTGCGCAGCGGCAGCTTCGCCCGCGGCGCCATCGAGATCGCCCGCAGCCGCGGCATCGTCCTGCCCAACACCGCCGTCGTCACCGACGGCGACGAGTCCGTGGTGCAGGTGGTGAAAGACGGCACGATCGAGAGCCGGCCCGTGACGATCGGCATCAACACCGGCAGCGAGGTCGAGATCGTCGAGGGCGTGTCGGAGGGCGAGGCGGTGGTGGCGCTCGCCGGCACCTTCGTGCGCGACGGCGACCGCGTGACGCCGACCGAGCTGCAATCGGCCGAGGTGCAGGGATGA